A window of Limosilactobacillus reuteri genomic DNA:
TAACTATTACTGATAAGTTAGGTAAGAAGGTTCAACTTGTTGGTGATGACTTCTTTGTAACTAACACTGATTACTTGAAGAAGGGTATCCAAATGGGTGCTGCTAACTCAATCTTAATCAAGCTTAACCAAATTGGTACTTTAACTGAAACTGTTGAAGCTATCGAAATGGCTAAGGAAGCTGGTTACACTGCCATCGTTTCCCACCGTTCTGGTGAAACTGAAGATACTACCATCGCTGACTTGGTTGTTGCTACAAACGCTGGACAAATCAAGACTGGTTCTATGAGCCGGACTGACCGTCTTGCTAAGTACAACCAATTAATGCGGATTGAAGATCAACTTGGTGATGTTGCTCAATACAAGGGTATTCACTCATTCTACAACTTGAGTCAACAAGCTCGTCAAGACATCGAAAATCGTTAATTTTAAGCATTAGTTAAAAATCAAAAGGACTATGGATGAAATTCCATAGTCCTTTTTAGTTACAGATTATTTAATCAATCTCGAAAACGATTACATTACTTATATTAAAAAATAATGAGAAAGAAGCGTTGGAATTTAGTATGAAATATAATATAATCTTTAAGAGTTGGCAGATTGTAAAATTTGAGTTGAACATTTAAGTGGACAGAAAAACCCATCAAGGTCTTTAATGGTGTTACCACAACATTCCATTAGAAAGAAGGACCTTAATGGGCACCACTATTTTATCATTCCAGAACCGCATTGTCATTGAAACGCTTCATAATGAAGGACGTTCCTTACGATACATCGCTAATTACTTAGGCTTTAGTAAAACCACAGTCTTTAACGAACTTCACCGGCTCAACGGTGAGTATCAAGCTGAACTAGCGCAAACTGACTTTGAACGCAAGGTTAGTCAACGGGGGCGGAAGTCTTCACTCACTAAAAGCCTTAAGCACTTGATTGAGGAAAAAATTCAAGTCCAGAAGTGGTCCCCTGAACAAGTTGCCCATGTAGTTGGGATTGCCTACAAGACGGTCTATAACTGGATTGATCAAGGATGGCTTGATGTACAGTTACCCGATTTGCCTGATCATGGAATTCGTCGTCATCGTGCTAAAGAAAAGCGTGGTACGTTCAGTCACGGCCGCTCCATTGAGGAGCGTCCTCATAAAGTCGAAACTCGCCAAGAATTCGGCCACTTTGAAGCTGATACCGTACTTTCTGGCAAACGTAAAGGTCAAGCTGTGGCGACTTTTGTGGAGCGTAAGAGTCGCCTGACAATTGTTAAACGGCTCCATGGTCGCGACAGTCAGTCCATGACTCAAGCCGTACTTGAACTAGCTAGTCAACTTCAAGACAAGCTCAAGACGCTTACCGTGGATCATGGGAAAGAGTTCGCTAACTATCAGGCAATTGAACAGCTAACAGGTACTCAGGTTTATTTTGCCCATGCTTATTCACCACATGAACGCGGTAGTAATGAGAACCGTAACCGAGTTTTGCGACGGTTTATTCCCAAGGGACAAGCCATTGAAGAGCTGAGCGATCGCCAGCTGGTTCAAATCAATTGGTATCTGAATTCCCGACCAATTAAATGTCTTAACTGGCACACACCAATCGAGATCTTCTTGCTTAATCTACGTCACTAAATTCGTTCAAGTTATTTCTTGCAATCTGCCAGTTAAATACAATGAAAGGATAATGATACACATGAAAAAATCGGCACCAGAACTTAATCGTTCGATGACTGCTGGTCAGATGGAAATGATTTCCCTTGGTGGAGCGATTGGTGTTGGACTGTTTATGGGATCAACATCTACAATCAAGTGGACAGGGCCATCTGTTATTCTCGCATATGCGTTTGTTGGCTTGATTTTATATATTGTTATGAGAGCGTTAGGAGAGATGATTTACATTAATCCTGGAACTGGTTCTTTTGCAGATTATGCAACTGAATATGTTCATCCAGTAGCTGGATATCTTGCTAAATGGGCTAACGTGTTTGAATATATTGTTGTCGGAATGTCTGAAGTAGTAGCTGCAACTGAATATCTTAAATATTGGTGGCCTCACCTTCATACTTGGGTAGCCGGAGTTGTTATTATTATTTTCCTGGTCCTCGCTAATTTAGCAAGTGCAAAGGCATATGGATCCCTTGAATTTTGGTTTGCGATGATCAAAGTTGTTACTATTATCTTTATGATCTTACTTGGATTTATGATTATCTTCTTTGGATTTGGTAACGGCGGCCATCCAACTGGTTTCAGCAATCTTTGGTCTCATGGTGGATTCTTCACTGGTGGCTGGAGTGGTTTCTTCTTCTCAATGTCAATTATCGTTGGATCTTATGAGGGAATTGAATTGCTAGGAATTTCTGCCGGTGAAGTAGCAAATCCGCAAAAAGCAATTGTTAAATCTGTTAAGTCTGTTTTATTCCGGATTTTAATTTTCTACGTTGGTGCAATTTTTGTAATTGTAACAATTTATCCTTGGAATGAATTAAGCAGTGTTGGATCACCATTTGTATCTACTTTTGCTAAGGTCGGAATTACAGCTGCAGCCTCAATTATTAACTTTGTGGTTTTAACCGCTGCATTATCAGGTGCTAATTCAGGTATTTATAGTTCAAGTCGGATGCTGTTTAAGTTATCGCATGAAGGGGATGCTCCTAAGATTTTTGGTCGTCTTTCAAAACGGATCGTTCCTGATGCTGCTATCCTTGGTATTTCCGGTGGTATTTTGATTGGCTTTATTATTGATATGATTTCGGCAACTTATAACCACTCAACTGCTGATATGTTCGTGGTTGTCTTCAGTTCTTCTGTTTTACCTGGAATGATTCCATGGTTTGTAATTTTACTAGCAGAATTACGGTTCCGTCGTAATAATAAAGACTTAATGGTTGATCACCCATTTAAATTACCACTATATCC
This region includes:
- a CDS encoding IS30 family transposase; the encoded protein is MGTTILSFQNRIVIETLHNEGRSLRYIANYLGFSKTTVFNELHRLNGEYQAELAQTDFERKVSQRGRKSSLTKSLKHLIEEKIQVQKWSPEQVAHVVGIAYKTVYNWIDQGWLDVQLPDLPDHGIRRHRAKEKRGTFSHGRSIEERPHKVETRQEFGHFEADTVLSGKRKGQAVATFVERKSRLTIVKRLHGRDSQSMTQAVLELASQLQDKLKTLTVDHGKEFANYQAIEQLTGTQVYFAHAYSPHERGSNENRNRVLRRFIPKGQAIEELSDRQLVQINWYLNSRPIKCLNWHTPIEIFLLNLRH
- a CDS encoding amino acid permease; the protein is MKKSAPELNRSMTAGQMEMISLGGAIGVGLFMGSTSTIKWTGPSVILAYAFVGLILYIVMRALGEMIYINPGTGSFADYATEYVHPVAGYLAKWANVFEYIVVGMSEVVAATEYLKYWWPHLHTWVAGVVIIIFLVLANLASAKAYGSLEFWFAMIKVVTIIFMILLGFMIIFFGFGNGGHPTGFSNLWSHGGFFTGGWSGFFFSMSIIVGSYEGIELLGISAGEVANPQKAIVKSVKSVLFRILIFYVGAIFVIVTIYPWNELSSVGSPFVSTFAKVGITAAASIINFVVLTAALSGANSGIYSSSRMLFKLSHEGDAPKIFGRLSKRIVPDAAILGISGGILIGFIIDMISATYNHSTADMFVVVFSSSVLPGMIPWFVILLAELRFRRNNKDLMVDHPFKLPLYPFSNYFAFIMLIVIVIFMFINPDTRVSVIVGAAVLILAVAVYLVRHGFKNEKA